The Fibrobacter sp. genome segment GATACAGTAAAACTCAAATTCTGTCAGGAAGACAGAATTTGAGTTTTATAAAGCAGAGAGGGTTAACAGGAAATGCTTAAGGAATATTTGCCGATTTAACTTCCCAGTTGTTGTCTCTGCAGTAGCTGCAGCCGGAGCCTACAAGAACGCCTTTTCCTGTTGAGCCAGTGTCTCCCTTTATCCACCAGTTCAGCCAGGCCAGAGTGATCTTTGTAAAGTGTCCTCCGTTGGTATTCCACAAGTCACCGCCATGATCAAAAGTTTTATTACTGAAGAACATAATTGGATGCCCCTTGGAGGAGATACCATTGTAGTCTCTCAGGCCGTTATTGTATGCGCCCGTTCCATCCTTATGACCCTCAAGGATCAATACTGGCGTGTGTACGCTGTTCCACAGTGACCAGTTGTCAGAAAAAGAACCGCTGCTGCTGAGCGCCCAGGTTGTTGTACGGGGATCGTGTGCTATACCCATCGACAAAAGACCGCCGCAGGAAAAACCGTTTCCTGCGACCTTGGTGGTATCGATACTCTGGTAGTAAGGACTGCAGGGTTTGCGGTTTTCAGCTATGATCCAGTTCATGTATGCAATAAATGGTTTCCCCATCTCTTTTACATCTCCACCCATCGGGCGGCTTCCATCACCATTTGGCTTACCATCCGAGATAACAAAGTATCCATGTGAAGCGATTTCTCCCAGAGCGGCAGTATTCGATGTTCCATTTTTAGAGCAGGCGCCATTTGCCCACAAATAGATGGGGTATTTTTTCCCATACCCCAGATCCTCAGGTCTGTAAATTGTGCCCTCATTGATTCCATTAGCGGAGTTCGTTTCCACAACCACTTTGTGAGGACCGCTTCCTGAAACACGGACGTTTACGGCATCCGACTGGGTACATTGACCGGTAAATTCAGTTTCCAATGTGATGTTAAAAGTTCCGGTATAGGCAGAAACAGGTACTTTGGCTGTTTTGTACCCCAATGCCCAGGCTTGAAGGGTATCACTTTCATCAAGAAGTTT includes the following:
- a CDS encoding alpha/beta hydrolase: MVVETNSANGINEGTIYRPEDLGYGKKYPIYLWANGACSKNGTSNTAALGEIASHGYFVISDGKPNGDGSRPMGGDVKEMGKPFIAYMNWIIAENRKPCSPYYQSIDTTKVAGNGFSCGGLLSMGIAHDPRTTTWALSSSGSFSDNWSLWNSVHTPVLILEGHKDGTGAYNNGLRDYNGISSKGHPIMFFSNKTFDHGGDLWNTNGGHFTKITLAWLNWWIKGDTGSTGKGVLVGSGCSYCRDNNWEVKSANIP